A stretch of Enterobacter cloacae complex sp. ECNIH7 DNA encodes these proteins:
- the chrA gene encoding chromate efflux transporter encodes MDINNSSSSDPVFPSQQTPAYERHGVSFREALLVWVRVAALSFGGPAGQIAVMHRILVEEKNWISETRFLHALNYCTLVPGPEAHKLAVYIGWLLHRTRGGLAAGILFILPGLLALGTLSWIYASYGQIGIVQALFFGLKAAVLAVVLEAVMRVGRRALKSQAMVGVAVLSFIAIFVFAIPFPFIIAAAALIGFIGSKTGISAFQPRSGSDKPDAADDSGAAIDVAFAQEIPEHVRPSHRRAIKVTLLGLLIWLGPLMAFVVTMGVDNVYTHIAVFFSKMSVLTFGGAYAILSYVAQQAVEHFHWLTPGEMLIGLGMAETTPGPLISVVQFVGFMAAFRDPGVFSPVLAGTLGGILAKWVTFTPSFLFIFIGAPYIEALRNNKALNAVLSTITAAVVGVILNLSVWFALHTLFAQINVVRTFGMVLQVPVLSSLEPWSLALSCVAMLALFRLKLGMMTTLATCCAAGIVLHLLGTGP; translated from the coding sequence ATGGACATCAATAACAGCAGTTCTTCAGACCCGGTATTTCCCTCTCAGCAAACACCGGCATATGAACGGCACGGTGTGTCTTTTCGAGAAGCGTTGCTGGTATGGGTGCGGGTTGCCGCGCTGAGTTTTGGCGGACCGGCAGGCCAGATAGCCGTGATGCACAGGATACTGGTGGAAGAAAAAAACTGGATCAGTGAAACCCGTTTCCTGCACGCCCTCAACTATTGCACTCTTGTTCCTGGTCCGGAAGCACACAAACTGGCCGTCTATATCGGCTGGTTACTGCATCGCACCCGGGGAGGGCTTGCTGCCGGGATATTATTTATTCTGCCTGGCCTGCTGGCCCTGGGAACACTGAGCTGGATTTATGCCAGCTATGGCCAGATTGGCATTGTCCAGGCGCTCTTTTTTGGCCTCAAGGCTGCGGTGCTTGCCGTAGTGCTGGAAGCCGTAATGCGGGTCGGCCGGCGGGCACTAAAAAGCCAGGCCATGGTGGGTGTTGCCGTCTTGTCATTTATCGCGATATTTGTGTTTGCCATCCCTTTTCCGTTCATTATTGCGGCAGCTGCGCTGATCGGATTTATCGGGAGTAAAACCGGGATCAGCGCTTTTCAGCCCCGTTCAGGCTCTGACAAACCCGATGCGGCGGATGATTCCGGGGCAGCGATTGATGTCGCGTTTGCTCAGGAAATCCCTGAACACGTGCGACCTTCTCACAGAAGAGCCATAAAAGTGACGCTCCTGGGTTTACTGATATGGCTGGGACCGCTGATGGCTTTTGTGGTCACGATGGGGGTTGATAACGTCTATACCCATATTGCGGTATTTTTCAGTAAGATGTCCGTGCTCACGTTCGGCGGGGCTTACGCGATACTGTCTTATGTGGCGCAACAGGCTGTTGAACATTTTCACTGGCTTACCCCGGGGGAAATGTTAATCGGACTGGGGATGGCTGAAACCACTCCGGGTCCGCTGATTAGCGTTGTGCAGTTTGTAGGATTTATGGCGGCATTCCGCGATCCGGGAGTATTCAGCCCGGTGCTGGCCGGGACGCTGGGCGGTATTTTAGCCAAATGGGTGACCTTTACCCCTTCGTTTCTGTTTATTTTTATCGGTGCGCCCTATATCGAGGCATTGCGTAACAACAAGGCACTCAATGCCGTACTGTCTACCATCACCGCCGCTGTCGTGGGAGTGATACTCAACCTGTCCGTCTGGTTTGCCCTGCATACGTTGTTTGCGCAAATTAATGTTGTTCGCACTTTTGGCATGGTCCTGCAGGTACCGGTACTGTCCAGCCTGGAACCCTGGTCACTTGCGCTATCCTGTGTTGCCATGCTGGCGCTGTTCCGCCTGAAGCTGGGAATGATGACGACACTGGCCACTTGTTGCGCCGCCGGGATTGTTCTTCATCTACTCGGTACAGGACCCTGA
- a CDS encoding HupE/UreJ family protein, translating into MNTSLDMQGRLSGGLLSAQARSACLFFLLLLLFYSQGASAHGVAEGDKGYIQEITGINIIPFIYLGAKHMVTGYDHLLFLFGVIFFLYKMRDIGLYVSLFAVGHSTTLLIGTFFNISVSAYLIDAIIGLSVVYKALDNLGAFQRWFGFQPNTKLATLIFGFFHGFGLATKIKEFEISPDGLFVNLIAFNVGVEIGQLLALSAILIIMSYWRQTAGFFRHAYTANVVMMSAGFLLMSYQICGYILA; encoded by the coding sequence ATGAATACCAGCCTTGATATGCAGGGCCGGTTGAGCGGTGGCCTGCTTTCTGCTCAGGCGCGTTCAGCTTGTCTGTTTTTTTTGTTGTTATTGCTGTTCTACAGCCAGGGCGCGTCTGCCCACGGCGTGGCGGAGGGCGACAAAGGGTACATCCAGGAAATCACCGGGATTAACATCATTCCGTTTATCTATCTTGGCGCGAAGCACATGGTGACCGGTTACGATCACCTGCTGTTTCTGTTTGGCGTGATTTTCTTTCTCTACAAAATGCGCGATATCGGGCTGTACGTCAGCCTGTTTGCTGTCGGGCACTCAACGACGCTGCTTATCGGCACGTTCTTCAATATCAGCGTCAGCGCTTATCTTATTGATGCCATTATCGGTCTGTCAGTGGTCTACAAAGCACTTGATAACCTTGGAGCTTTCCAGCGCTGGTTTGGTTTTCAGCCAAACACGAAGCTGGCCACGCTCATCTTTGGTTTCTTCCACGGCTTTGGTCTGGCGACCAAAATCAAGGAGTTCGAAATCTCTCCCGATGGCCTTTTCGTCAACCTGATTGCCTTCAATGTCGGGGTGGAGATAGGCCAGCTGCTGGCGCTCAGCGCCATCCTGATCATCATGAGCTACTGGCGGCAGACGGCGGGCTTTTTCCGCCATGCCTACACCGCCAACGTCGTCATGATGAGCGCCGGTTTCCTGTTAATGAGTTACCAGATTTGTGGCTACATTTTAGCCTGA